Proteins from one Muntiacus reevesi chromosome X, mMunRee1.1, whole genome shotgun sequence genomic window:
- the G6PD gene encoding glucose-6-phosphate 1-dehydrogenase isoform X5 — MAEQVALSRTQVCGILREELYQGDDFHQADTHIFIIMGASGFPGGSVVKNLPAMQETRVQSLSQEDLLEEGDLAKKKIYPTIWWLFRDGLLPEDTYIVGYARSRLTVADIRKQSEPFFKATPEEKSKLEEFFARNSYVAGQYDDAASYERLNSHINALHQGTQTNRLFYLALPPTVYEAVTKNIHETCMSHTEGDAVLGSHRGWNRIIVEKPFGRDLQSSDRLSNHISSLFREDQIYRIDHYLGKEMVQNLMVLRFANRIFGPIWNRDNIACVILTFKEPFGTEGRGGYFDEFGIIRDVMQNHLLQMLCLVAMEKPASTDSDDVRDEKVKVLKCISEVQASNVVLGQYVGNPDGEGEATKGYLDDPTVPRGSTTATFAAAVLYVENERWDGVPFILRCGKALNERKAEVRLQFRDVAGDIFRQQCKRNELVIRVQPNEAVYTKMMTKKPGMFFNPEESELDLTYGNRYKNVKLPDAYERLILDVFCGSQMHFVRSDELREAWRIFTPLLHHIEHEKAQPIPYVYGSRGPVEADELMKRVGFQYEGTYKWVNPHKL; from the exons ATGGCAGAGCAGGTGGCTCTGAGTCGGACCCAGGTGTGTGGGATCCTGCGAGAAGAGCTGTACCAGGGTGATGACTTCCATCAGGCCGATACGCACATCTTTATCATCATGGGTGCATCG ggcttccctggtggctcagtagtaaagaatctgcctgcaatgcaggagactcgggttcaatccctgagccaggaagatctcctggaggag GGGGACCTGGCCAAGAAGAAGATCTACCCCACCATCTG GTGGCTGTTCCGGGATGGCCTTTTGCCCGAAGACACCTACATCGTGGGCTATGCCCGCTCCCGCCTCACAGTGGCTGACATCCGCAAGCAAAGCGAGCCCTTCTTCAAA GCTACCCCGGAGGAGAAGTCCAAGCTGGAGGAGTTCTTTGCCCGCAACTCCTACGTGGCCGGCCAGTATGATGACGCGGCCTCCTACGAGCGCCTTAACAGCCACATAAATGCCCTTCACCAGGGCACACAGACCAACCGCCTCTTCTACCTGGCCTTGCCCCCAACTGTCTATGAGGCTGTCACCAAAAACATCCACGAGACCTGCATGAGCCATAC GGAGGGTGATGCAGTTTTGGGCTCTCACAGAGGTTGGAACCGCATCATCGTGGAGAAGCCCTTCGGGAGGGACCTGCAGAGCTCCGACCGACTGTCCAACCACATCTCTTCCCTGTTCCGTGAGGACCAAATCTACCGCATCGACCACTACCTGGGCAAAGAGATGGTCCAGAACCTCATGGTGCTGAG GTTTGCCAACAGGATCTTCGGGCCCATTTGGAACCGGGACAACATCGCCTGTGTCATCCTCACCTTCAAAGAGCCCTTTGGCACTGAAGGTCGTGGGGGCTACTTTGATGAATTTGGGATCATCCG GGACGTGATGCAGAACCACCTCCTGCAGATGCTGTGTCTGGTGGCCATGGAGAAGCCTGCCTCCACCGACTCGGATGACGTGCGTGATGAGAAG GTCAAGGTGTTGAAATGTATCTCAGAGGTGCAGGCGAGCAACGTGGTCCTGGGCCAGTATGTGGGGAACCCCGACGGAGAGGGGGAGGCCACCAAAGGGTACCTGGACGACCCCACGGTGCCCCGTGGGTCCACCACGGCCACCTTTGCGGCCGCCGTCCTCTACGTGGAGAACGAGCGCTGGGACG GGGTGCCCTTCATCCTGCGCTGCGGCAAAGCCCTGAACGAGCGCAAGGCCGAGGTGCGCCTACAGTTCCGTGACGTGGCTGGGGACATCTTCCGGCAGCAGTGCAAGCGCAACGAGCTGGTGATCCGCGTGCAGCCCAACGAGGCCGTGTACACCAAGATGATGACCAAGAAGCCCGGCATGTTCTTCAACCCCGAGGAGTCGGAGCTTGACCTGACCTATGGCAACCGATACAAG AACGTGAAGCTCCCTGACGCCTACGAGCGCCTCATCCTGGACGTCTTTTGCGGGAGCCAGATGCACTTCGTACGCAG TGATGAACTGCGGGAGGCCTGGCGAATCTTCACTCCACTGCTGCACCACATTGAACATGAGAAGGCCCAGCCCATCCCTTATGTGTATGGCAG CCGGGGCCCTGTGGAGGCAGACGAGCTGATGAAGCGCGTGGGCTTCCAGTACGAGGGCACCTACAAGTGGGTGAACCCCCACAAGCTCTGA
- the G6PD gene encoding glucose-6-phosphate 1-dehydrogenase isoform X4 — protein sequence MGTRASCGELQADSRGSGDTAQPQLRQQAARGSAAGAESAMAEQVALSRTQVCGILREELYQGDDFHQADTHIFIIMGASGDLAKKKIYPTIWWLFRDGLLPEDTYIVGYARSRLTVADIRKQSEPFFKATPEEKSKLEEFFARNSYVAGQYDDAASYERLNSHINALHQGTQTNRLFYLALPPTVYEAVTKNIHETCMSHTGWNRIIVEKPFGRDLQSSDRLSNHISSLFREDQIYRIDHYLGKEMVQNLMVLRFANRIFGPIWNRDNIACVILTFKEPFGTEGRGGYFDEFGIIRDVMQNHLLQMLCLVAMEKPASTDSDDVRDEKVKVLKCISEVQASNVVLGQYVGNPDGEGEATKGYLDDPTVPRGSTTATFAAAVLYVENERWDGVPFILRCGKALNERKAEVRLQFRDVAGDIFRQQCKRNELVIRVQPNEAVYTKMMTKKPGMFFNPEESELDLTYGNRYKNVKLPDAYERLILDVFCGSQMHFVRSDELREAWRIFTPLLHHIEHEKAQPIPYVYGSRGPVEADELMKRVGFQYEGTYKWVNPHKL from the exons ATGGGGACGCGGGCGAGCTGCGGGGAGCTGCAGGCGGACTCGCGAGGTAGCGGGGACACGGCGCAGCCGCAGCTGAGACAGCAGGCGGCCCGCGGGTCAGCGGCCGGCGCAG AGAGCGCCATGGCAGAGCAGGTGGCTCTGAGTCGGACCCAGGTGTGTGGGATCCTGCGAGAAGAGCTGTACCAGGGTGATGACTTCCATCAGGCCGATACGCACATCTTTATCATCATGGGTGCATCG GGGGACCTGGCCAAGAAGAAGATCTACCCCACCATCTG GTGGCTGTTCCGGGATGGCCTTTTGCCCGAAGACACCTACATCGTGGGCTATGCCCGCTCCCGCCTCACAGTGGCTGACATCCGCAAGCAAAGCGAGCCCTTCTTCAAA GCTACCCCGGAGGAGAAGTCCAAGCTGGAGGAGTTCTTTGCCCGCAACTCCTACGTGGCCGGCCAGTATGATGACGCGGCCTCCTACGAGCGCCTTAACAGCCACATAAATGCCCTTCACCAGGGCACACAGACCAACCGCCTCTTCTACCTGGCCTTGCCCCCAACTGTCTATGAGGCTGTCACCAAAAACATCCACGAGACCTGCATGAGCCATAC AGGTTGGAACCGCATCATCGTGGAGAAGCCCTTCGGGAGGGACCTGCAGAGCTCCGACCGACTGTCCAACCACATCTCTTCCCTGTTCCGTGAGGACCAAATCTACCGCATCGACCACTACCTGGGCAAAGAGATGGTCCAGAACCTCATGGTGCTGAG GTTTGCCAACAGGATCTTCGGGCCCATTTGGAACCGGGACAACATCGCCTGTGTCATCCTCACCTTCAAAGAGCCCTTTGGCACTGAAGGTCGTGGGGGCTACTTTGATGAATTTGGGATCATCCG GGACGTGATGCAGAACCACCTCCTGCAGATGCTGTGTCTGGTGGCCATGGAGAAGCCTGCCTCCACCGACTCGGATGACGTGCGTGATGAGAAG GTCAAGGTGTTGAAATGTATCTCAGAGGTGCAGGCGAGCAACGTGGTCCTGGGCCAGTATGTGGGGAACCCCGACGGAGAGGGGGAGGCCACCAAAGGGTACCTGGACGACCCCACGGTGCCCCGTGGGTCCACCACGGCCACCTTTGCGGCCGCCGTCCTCTACGTGGAGAACGAGCGCTGGGACG GGGTGCCCTTCATCCTGCGCTGCGGCAAAGCCCTGAACGAGCGCAAGGCCGAGGTGCGCCTACAGTTCCGTGACGTGGCTGGGGACATCTTCCGGCAGCAGTGCAAGCGCAACGAGCTGGTGATCCGCGTGCAGCCCAACGAGGCCGTGTACACCAAGATGATGACCAAGAAGCCCGGCATGTTCTTCAACCCCGAGGAGTCGGAGCTTGACCTGACCTATGGCAACCGATACAAG AACGTGAAGCTCCCTGACGCCTACGAGCGCCTCATCCTGGACGTCTTTTGCGGGAGCCAGATGCACTTCGTACGCAG TGATGAACTGCGGGAGGCCTGGCGAATCTTCACTCCACTGCTGCACCACATTGAACATGAGAAGGCCCAGCCCATCCCTTATGTGTATGGCAG CCGGGGCCCTGTGGAGGCAGACGAGCTGATGAAGCGCGTGGGCTTCCAGTACGAGGGCACCTACAAGTGGGTGAACCCCCACAAGCTCTGA
- the G6PD gene encoding glucose-6-phosphate 1-dehydrogenase isoform X1, translating to MGTRASCGELQADSRGSGDTAQPQLRQQAARGSAAGAESAMAEQVALSRTQVCGILREELYQGDDFHQADTHIFIIMGASGFPGGSVVKNLPAMQETRVQSLSQEDLLEEGDLAKKKIYPTIWWLFRDGLLPEDTYIVGYARSRLTVADIRKQSEPFFKATPEEKSKLEEFFARNSYVAGQYDDAASYERLNSHINALHQGTQTNRLFYLALPPTVYEAVTKNIHETCMSHTEGDAVLGSHRGWNRIIVEKPFGRDLQSSDRLSNHISSLFREDQIYRIDHYLGKEMVQNLMVLRFANRIFGPIWNRDNIACVILTFKEPFGTEGRGGYFDEFGIIRDVMQNHLLQMLCLVAMEKPASTDSDDVRDEKVKVLKCISEVQASNVVLGQYVGNPDGEGEATKGYLDDPTVPRGSTTATFAAAVLYVENERWDGVPFILRCGKALNERKAEVRLQFRDVAGDIFRQQCKRNELVIRVQPNEAVYTKMMTKKPGMFFNPEESELDLTYGNRYKNVKLPDAYERLILDVFCGSQMHFVRSDELREAWRIFTPLLHHIEHEKAQPIPYVYGSRGPVEADELMKRVGFQYEGTYKWVNPHKL from the exons ATGGGGACGCGGGCGAGCTGCGGGGAGCTGCAGGCGGACTCGCGAGGTAGCGGGGACACGGCGCAGCCGCAGCTGAGACAGCAGGCGGCCCGCGGGTCAGCGGCCGGCGCAG AGAGCGCCATGGCAGAGCAGGTGGCTCTGAGTCGGACCCAGGTGTGTGGGATCCTGCGAGAAGAGCTGTACCAGGGTGATGACTTCCATCAGGCCGATACGCACATCTTTATCATCATGGGTGCATCG ggcttccctggtggctcagtagtaaagaatctgcctgcaatgcaggagactcgggttcaatccctgagccaggaagatctcctggaggag GGGGACCTGGCCAAGAAGAAGATCTACCCCACCATCTG GTGGCTGTTCCGGGATGGCCTTTTGCCCGAAGACACCTACATCGTGGGCTATGCCCGCTCCCGCCTCACAGTGGCTGACATCCGCAAGCAAAGCGAGCCCTTCTTCAAA GCTACCCCGGAGGAGAAGTCCAAGCTGGAGGAGTTCTTTGCCCGCAACTCCTACGTGGCCGGCCAGTATGATGACGCGGCCTCCTACGAGCGCCTTAACAGCCACATAAATGCCCTTCACCAGGGCACACAGACCAACCGCCTCTTCTACCTGGCCTTGCCCCCAACTGTCTATGAGGCTGTCACCAAAAACATCCACGAGACCTGCATGAGCCATAC GGAGGGTGATGCAGTTTTGGGCTCTCACAGAGGTTGGAACCGCATCATCGTGGAGAAGCCCTTCGGGAGGGACCTGCAGAGCTCCGACCGACTGTCCAACCACATCTCTTCCCTGTTCCGTGAGGACCAAATCTACCGCATCGACCACTACCTGGGCAAAGAGATGGTCCAGAACCTCATGGTGCTGAG GTTTGCCAACAGGATCTTCGGGCCCATTTGGAACCGGGACAACATCGCCTGTGTCATCCTCACCTTCAAAGAGCCCTTTGGCACTGAAGGTCGTGGGGGCTACTTTGATGAATTTGGGATCATCCG GGACGTGATGCAGAACCACCTCCTGCAGATGCTGTGTCTGGTGGCCATGGAGAAGCCTGCCTCCACCGACTCGGATGACGTGCGTGATGAGAAG GTCAAGGTGTTGAAATGTATCTCAGAGGTGCAGGCGAGCAACGTGGTCCTGGGCCAGTATGTGGGGAACCCCGACGGAGAGGGGGAGGCCACCAAAGGGTACCTGGACGACCCCACGGTGCCCCGTGGGTCCACCACGGCCACCTTTGCGGCCGCCGTCCTCTACGTGGAGAACGAGCGCTGGGACG GGGTGCCCTTCATCCTGCGCTGCGGCAAAGCCCTGAACGAGCGCAAGGCCGAGGTGCGCCTACAGTTCCGTGACGTGGCTGGGGACATCTTCCGGCAGCAGTGCAAGCGCAACGAGCTGGTGATCCGCGTGCAGCCCAACGAGGCCGTGTACACCAAGATGATGACCAAGAAGCCCGGCATGTTCTTCAACCCCGAGGAGTCGGAGCTTGACCTGACCTATGGCAACCGATACAAG AACGTGAAGCTCCCTGACGCCTACGAGCGCCTCATCCTGGACGTCTTTTGCGGGAGCCAGATGCACTTCGTACGCAG TGATGAACTGCGGGAGGCCTGGCGAATCTTCACTCCACTGCTGCACCACATTGAACATGAGAAGGCCCAGCCCATCCCTTATGTGTATGGCAG CCGGGGCCCTGTGGAGGCAGACGAGCTGATGAAGCGCGTGGGCTTCCAGTACGAGGGCACCTACAAGTGGGTGAACCCCCACAAGCTCTGA
- the G6PD gene encoding glucose-6-phosphate 1-dehydrogenase isoform X3 encodes MGTRASCGELQADSRGSGDTAQPQLRQQAARGSAAGAESAMAEQVALSRTQVCGILREELYQGDDFHQADTHIFIIMGASGDLAKKKIYPTIWWLFRDGLLPEDTYIVGYARSRLTVADIRKQSEPFFKATPEEKSKLEEFFARNSYVAGQYDDAASYERLNSHINALHQGTQTNRLFYLALPPTVYEAVTKNIHETCMSHTEGDAVLGSHRGWNRIIVEKPFGRDLQSSDRLSNHISSLFREDQIYRIDHYLGKEMVQNLMVLRFANRIFGPIWNRDNIACVILTFKEPFGTEGRGGYFDEFGIIRDVMQNHLLQMLCLVAMEKPASTDSDDVRDEKVKVLKCISEVQASNVVLGQYVGNPDGEGEATKGYLDDPTVPRGSTTATFAAAVLYVENERWDGVPFILRCGKALNERKAEVRLQFRDVAGDIFRQQCKRNELVIRVQPNEAVYTKMMTKKPGMFFNPEESELDLTYGNRYKNVKLPDAYERLILDVFCGSQMHFVRSDELREAWRIFTPLLHHIEHEKAQPIPYVYGSRGPVEADELMKRVGFQYEGTYKWVNPHKL; translated from the exons ATGGGGACGCGGGCGAGCTGCGGGGAGCTGCAGGCGGACTCGCGAGGTAGCGGGGACACGGCGCAGCCGCAGCTGAGACAGCAGGCGGCCCGCGGGTCAGCGGCCGGCGCAG AGAGCGCCATGGCAGAGCAGGTGGCTCTGAGTCGGACCCAGGTGTGTGGGATCCTGCGAGAAGAGCTGTACCAGGGTGATGACTTCCATCAGGCCGATACGCACATCTTTATCATCATGGGTGCATCG GGGGACCTGGCCAAGAAGAAGATCTACCCCACCATCTG GTGGCTGTTCCGGGATGGCCTTTTGCCCGAAGACACCTACATCGTGGGCTATGCCCGCTCCCGCCTCACAGTGGCTGACATCCGCAAGCAAAGCGAGCCCTTCTTCAAA GCTACCCCGGAGGAGAAGTCCAAGCTGGAGGAGTTCTTTGCCCGCAACTCCTACGTGGCCGGCCAGTATGATGACGCGGCCTCCTACGAGCGCCTTAACAGCCACATAAATGCCCTTCACCAGGGCACACAGACCAACCGCCTCTTCTACCTGGCCTTGCCCCCAACTGTCTATGAGGCTGTCACCAAAAACATCCACGAGACCTGCATGAGCCATAC GGAGGGTGATGCAGTTTTGGGCTCTCACAGAGGTTGGAACCGCATCATCGTGGAGAAGCCCTTCGGGAGGGACCTGCAGAGCTCCGACCGACTGTCCAACCACATCTCTTCCCTGTTCCGTGAGGACCAAATCTACCGCATCGACCACTACCTGGGCAAAGAGATGGTCCAGAACCTCATGGTGCTGAG GTTTGCCAACAGGATCTTCGGGCCCATTTGGAACCGGGACAACATCGCCTGTGTCATCCTCACCTTCAAAGAGCCCTTTGGCACTGAAGGTCGTGGGGGCTACTTTGATGAATTTGGGATCATCCG GGACGTGATGCAGAACCACCTCCTGCAGATGCTGTGTCTGGTGGCCATGGAGAAGCCTGCCTCCACCGACTCGGATGACGTGCGTGATGAGAAG GTCAAGGTGTTGAAATGTATCTCAGAGGTGCAGGCGAGCAACGTGGTCCTGGGCCAGTATGTGGGGAACCCCGACGGAGAGGGGGAGGCCACCAAAGGGTACCTGGACGACCCCACGGTGCCCCGTGGGTCCACCACGGCCACCTTTGCGGCCGCCGTCCTCTACGTGGAGAACGAGCGCTGGGACG GGGTGCCCTTCATCCTGCGCTGCGGCAAAGCCCTGAACGAGCGCAAGGCCGAGGTGCGCCTACAGTTCCGTGACGTGGCTGGGGACATCTTCCGGCAGCAGTGCAAGCGCAACGAGCTGGTGATCCGCGTGCAGCCCAACGAGGCCGTGTACACCAAGATGATGACCAAGAAGCCCGGCATGTTCTTCAACCCCGAGGAGTCGGAGCTTGACCTGACCTATGGCAACCGATACAAG AACGTGAAGCTCCCTGACGCCTACGAGCGCCTCATCCTGGACGTCTTTTGCGGGAGCCAGATGCACTTCGTACGCAG TGATGAACTGCGGGAGGCCTGGCGAATCTTCACTCCACTGCTGCACCACATTGAACATGAGAAGGCCCAGCCCATCCCTTATGTGTATGGCAG CCGGGGCCCTGTGGAGGCAGACGAGCTGATGAAGCGCGTGGGCTTCCAGTACGAGGGCACCTACAAGTGGGTGAACCCCCACAAGCTCTGA
- the G6PD gene encoding glucose-6-phosphate 1-dehydrogenase isoform X2 — translation MGTRASCGELQADSRGSGDTAQPQLRQQAARGSAAGAESAMAEQVALSRTQVCGILREELYQGDDFHQADTHIFIIMGASGFPGGSVVKNLPAMQETRVQSLSQEDLLEEGDLAKKKIYPTIWWLFRDGLLPEDTYIVGYARSRLTVADIRKQSEPFFKATPEEKSKLEEFFARNSYVAGQYDDAASYERLNSHINALHQGTQTNRLFYLALPPTVYEAVTKNIHETCMSHTGWNRIIVEKPFGRDLQSSDRLSNHISSLFREDQIYRIDHYLGKEMVQNLMVLRFANRIFGPIWNRDNIACVILTFKEPFGTEGRGGYFDEFGIIRDVMQNHLLQMLCLVAMEKPASTDSDDVRDEKVKVLKCISEVQASNVVLGQYVGNPDGEGEATKGYLDDPTVPRGSTTATFAAAVLYVENERWDGVPFILRCGKALNERKAEVRLQFRDVAGDIFRQQCKRNELVIRVQPNEAVYTKMMTKKPGMFFNPEESELDLTYGNRYKNVKLPDAYERLILDVFCGSQMHFVRSDELREAWRIFTPLLHHIEHEKAQPIPYVYGSRGPVEADELMKRVGFQYEGTYKWVNPHKL, via the exons ATGGGGACGCGGGCGAGCTGCGGGGAGCTGCAGGCGGACTCGCGAGGTAGCGGGGACACGGCGCAGCCGCAGCTGAGACAGCAGGCGGCCCGCGGGTCAGCGGCCGGCGCAG AGAGCGCCATGGCAGAGCAGGTGGCTCTGAGTCGGACCCAGGTGTGTGGGATCCTGCGAGAAGAGCTGTACCAGGGTGATGACTTCCATCAGGCCGATACGCACATCTTTATCATCATGGGTGCATCG ggcttccctggtggctcagtagtaaagaatctgcctgcaatgcaggagactcgggttcaatccctgagccaggaagatctcctggaggag GGGGACCTGGCCAAGAAGAAGATCTACCCCACCATCTG GTGGCTGTTCCGGGATGGCCTTTTGCCCGAAGACACCTACATCGTGGGCTATGCCCGCTCCCGCCTCACAGTGGCTGACATCCGCAAGCAAAGCGAGCCCTTCTTCAAA GCTACCCCGGAGGAGAAGTCCAAGCTGGAGGAGTTCTTTGCCCGCAACTCCTACGTGGCCGGCCAGTATGATGACGCGGCCTCCTACGAGCGCCTTAACAGCCACATAAATGCCCTTCACCAGGGCACACAGACCAACCGCCTCTTCTACCTGGCCTTGCCCCCAACTGTCTATGAGGCTGTCACCAAAAACATCCACGAGACCTGCATGAGCCATAC AGGTTGGAACCGCATCATCGTGGAGAAGCCCTTCGGGAGGGACCTGCAGAGCTCCGACCGACTGTCCAACCACATCTCTTCCCTGTTCCGTGAGGACCAAATCTACCGCATCGACCACTACCTGGGCAAAGAGATGGTCCAGAACCTCATGGTGCTGAG GTTTGCCAACAGGATCTTCGGGCCCATTTGGAACCGGGACAACATCGCCTGTGTCATCCTCACCTTCAAAGAGCCCTTTGGCACTGAAGGTCGTGGGGGCTACTTTGATGAATTTGGGATCATCCG GGACGTGATGCAGAACCACCTCCTGCAGATGCTGTGTCTGGTGGCCATGGAGAAGCCTGCCTCCACCGACTCGGATGACGTGCGTGATGAGAAG GTCAAGGTGTTGAAATGTATCTCAGAGGTGCAGGCGAGCAACGTGGTCCTGGGCCAGTATGTGGGGAACCCCGACGGAGAGGGGGAGGCCACCAAAGGGTACCTGGACGACCCCACGGTGCCCCGTGGGTCCACCACGGCCACCTTTGCGGCCGCCGTCCTCTACGTGGAGAACGAGCGCTGGGACG GGGTGCCCTTCATCCTGCGCTGCGGCAAAGCCCTGAACGAGCGCAAGGCCGAGGTGCGCCTACAGTTCCGTGACGTGGCTGGGGACATCTTCCGGCAGCAGTGCAAGCGCAACGAGCTGGTGATCCGCGTGCAGCCCAACGAGGCCGTGTACACCAAGATGATGACCAAGAAGCCCGGCATGTTCTTCAACCCCGAGGAGTCGGAGCTTGACCTGACCTATGGCAACCGATACAAG AACGTGAAGCTCCCTGACGCCTACGAGCGCCTCATCCTGGACGTCTTTTGCGGGAGCCAGATGCACTTCGTACGCAG TGATGAACTGCGGGAGGCCTGGCGAATCTTCACTCCACTGCTGCACCACATTGAACATGAGAAGGCCCAGCCCATCCCTTATGTGTATGGCAG CCGGGGCCCTGTGGAGGCAGACGAGCTGATGAAGCGCGTGGGCTTCCAGTACGAGGGCACCTACAAGTGGGTGAACCCCCACAAGCTCTGA